From the genome of Triticum aestivum cultivar Chinese Spring chromosome 3B, IWGSC CS RefSeq v2.1, whole genome shotgun sequence, one region includes:
- the LOC123066827 gene encoding heat stress transcription factor C-2a-like produces the protein MSSSAGMECSGRGDGGGGMVAPPFVAKTYTMVDDPATNAVVAWGAASNSFVVADPFAFSEMLLPAHFKHSNFSSFVRQLNTYGFRKVDPDRWEFAHACFLRGQTHLLPRIVRRRSMRPSKDDNEEDEDSSSTMLAMEVVRLKEDQRATEDRLAAMWRRVQDAERRPKLMLAFLLKVVRDHDVLRRLAAGSGAGQDEGAEEAKRPRLLLNGEAQMQDAFVGEPGVDFTGFYTGGDGFSGVPVDDPPYAFPMDGGY, from the exons ATGAGCAGCAGCGCCGGCATGGAGTGCTCGGGAagaggtgacggcggcggcggcatggtggcgccgCCGTTCGTTGCCAAGACGTACACGATGGTGGACGACCCAGCGACCAACGCCGTGGTCGCCTGGGGGGCGGCCAGCAACAGCTTCGTCGTCGCGGACCCCTTCGCCTTCTCGGAGATGCTGCTGCCCGCGCACTTCAAGCACTCCAACTTCTCCAGCTTCGTCCGCCAGCtcaacacctacggcttccgcaaGGTCGACCCGGACCGCTGGGAGTTCGCGCACGCCTGCTTCCTCCGCGGCCAGACCCACCTCCTGCCCCGCATCGTCCGCCGCCGGAGCATGCGTCCTTCCAAGGACGACAACGAGGAGGATGAAGACAGCAGCAGCACCATGTTAGCCATGGAGGTTGTCCGGCTGAAGGAGGATCAGAGGGCCACCGAGGACCGCTTGGCGGCGATGTGGCGCCGGGTGCAGGACGCCGAGCGCCGGCCCAAGCTCATGCTCGCCTTCCTCCTCAAGGTCGTCCGAGACCACGACGTGCTGCGCCGCCTCGCGGCCGGCTCGGGAGCCGGCCAGGACGAGGGCGCGGAGGAGGCCAAGAGGCCGCGGCTGCTGCTCAACGGGGAAGCCCAGATGCAGGACGCCTTCGTGGGGGAACCCGGGGTCGACTTCACtg GTTTCTACACCGGAGGCGATGGCTTTAGCGGGGTGCCGGTGGACGACCCGCCGTACGCTTTCCCCATGGACGGCGGCTACTGA